The window AACAGGATCGCTTCTCGCGAGGTTCCCCGAGGGACTTTCTGGCAGTAATTTTTTGGATATTGGGTGCGGCAGCGGGCTTTTTTCCTTGGCGGCAAAAAAACTAGGGGCCTCGGTTGTTTCTTTTGACTTTGATCCCAAATCGGTCGGATGCGCCCGTCAATTAAAACAGCGTTTTTATCCCGAAGATGACTCTTGGCAAATCTGTCAGGCATCAGTGTTGGACGCTACAGCCATGGACGGTTTGGGGAAATTTGATGTCGTTTATTGCTGGGGAGTTCTCCACCATACTGGTGACATGTGGAGCGCAATGGAAAATGCAGTGGCAAGGGTGGCTAGCGGCGGGAAACTGTTTCTCGCAATTTATAACGATCAGGGCGGTTATTCAGAGTTGTGGAGAGTTGTAAAAAAAACATATGTGAAATCGCCTAAGTGGATTCAGTTTGTCCTCAGCGCGTTGACTGTGGCATTTTATGAAGGACGTTCCTTGGTCATCCAAGTTTTGCGTCTGCGGAATCCGATCAAATACCTGATTAATCGGAGGCAACAACGAGGCATGTCCATATGGACTGATGCCAAGGACTGGGTAGGTGGCTATCCATTCGAGGTCGCGAAACCTGAACAGGTTTTTGAATTTTGTAAATCCCGTGGGTTCGTTTTGCATTGGTTGAAGACCAGTGGCGGTGGCATTGCATGCAATGAGTTTTTTTTTACGAAGGGAAATAGCTAGGCAATGTGCGGAATAATCGGTCTATATTCTTCGGTGCAATCGCCGGATGAATCGACCCTGCGCACCATGACTGACGCCCTGGCCCATCGAGGGCCTGACGACTCCGGGGTCTGGATGGACCCGGAAGCGGGCGTCGGTCTCGGCCATCGGCGGCTGGCCATTCTCGACCTTTCGCCCCTGGGCCGCCAGCCAATGGATTCCGTCTGCGGCCGATACGTCATCGCCTACAACGGAGAGGTCTACAACCACGTGGCGTTGCGCCGGGAACTCCCGGATTACCCCTTCCGGTCAACATCTGATACGGAGACCATTCTCGCGGCAGTGTCCGCCTGGGGGCTGGAGGCGGCCCTGAAACGCTTCGTGGGCATGTTCGCCATGGCTTTGTGGGACAGGACGGAACGAAAGCTGTTTCTTGTCCGTGACCGTATGGGCATCAAGCCCCTGTATTACGGCAGACTGGGCAAGGGCTGGGTTTTCGGTTCTGAGCTCAAGGCGCTCAGGGCTTGTCCCGGATTCTCGTCCCGTATCAATCGAGGGGCCTTGTCCCTCTATTTTCGACACAATTTCGTGCCCGCGCCTTTGTCAATTTACGAAGATGCCTGGAAGCTTGAGCCGGGGCAACTGGCGATCATCGACGACACCGGGTTAAAGCTGGTCCGCTGGTGGGACACGGCCAGCCTGTGGCGCAAGGGGAGTGCCGAGCCGCTTGAAATTGGCGACGTTGAGGCCACGGAGCGGCTGGAAGAGCTGTTGTCCGACGCGGTCTCCCTGCGTATGCTTTCCGACGTGCCCCTCGGCGCATTCTTGTCGGGCGGCATTGATTCGTCCACTGTGGTGGCCTTGATGCAAAGGGCATCTGACCGGCCGGTGCGTACCTATTCCATCGGCTTTCATGAAAAGGGCTACAACGAGGCCGGGCATGCCAAGGCCGTGGCGCGTCATCTGGGCACGGACCATACCGAGCTTTACGTGACGCCCCGGGAAATGCTGGACGTGATTCCGGCCATGCCCCGGTTCTGGGATGAGCCTTTTGCCGATTCCTCGCAGATTCCCACCTACATCCTGAGCAGGATGACCAGGGAACATGTGACGGTCTCCCTGTCCGGCGATGGTGGGGACGAGCTTTTTTCCGGCTATGACCGCTACTTCTGGACAACCGGGGTCTGGAACGCCGTGCATCGGATTCCGGCTCCGGTCCGCAAGGCCTTGGTGGCGGCAGGCAGGGCGGTCCCGAATCGAATGTTTGATCTGCTCGGTTCCAAGGGGCAGAAGGTGCGCTGGCGTCTGGACGCCGTGGGAATGGAAGACTTCCCTTCCCTGTACCGATACTTCACGTCCATGTTCAAGCGCAACGAGATCGTGCTGGGCTTGGAGCGGGAGCCGGATCACTTCCTTGCAGAGCTGCCGCCCACCAGCGATTATTGGAGCTGGATGAGTCTTTATGATCTGCTGTGTTACCTGCCGGACGACATACTGACCAAGGTGGACCGCGCCAGCATGGCTGTGTCTCTGGAGGCGCGAGTGCCGCTGCTGGATCACCGCGTGGTGGAGTTCGCCGCCCGGCTGCCCCAAGCCCTCAAGGTCCGTGGAGGCAAGGGCAAGTGGCTGCTCAGGCAGGTGCTTTATCGTCATGTCCCTCGGGAGCTGGTGGAGCGCCCCAAGATGGGCTTTGGCGTTCCCATTGAGCAGTGGCTGCATGGCGAGTTGCGCCAATGGTGCGATGATCTGCTGAACCCGGCTGAAATTCGTCGGCAGGGCTACCTTGATGCGGGGCTGGTGGAAAAGATGTGGCGGGAATATTTGGCTGGTGAGCACAACTGGAAATCGTCCCTCTGGGAAGTTCTCATGTTCCAGGCCTGGCTTGCGGAGTGGAAGCCGTGAGGCGGCCGCTGTGGAGTCACATTCTTCGTGAGAGCGGCCTGTGCATCGACCATGTCCGGCTGCTGGACTGGATAGGCACCAGGGACTGGGCCAGAATCCTGTTCTTCCGTTTTCTGCGGCTCAGGTTTTCTCCGGCAATTCTGGAGAATACCCTGTCCCTTCCCCTGGACCCGCGGGAGAGCGGAAGGCTCTATTCGCTTGGCATGTCCCACATCAACGTGGGGGACACCTACAAGACCACTGCGCCCTATCGGACCACACTGGCCGATGCCGAACTGGAACGGTTGGCTGGGGAGTATGGGGCTCCTTCGGTTCTGGAGGTCGGCGTGTCCGACGGCATCTCGGCCCTTGGGCTGTTGCGAAAGGGCGACACGTTTGAGAGGGTGGTGCTCACGGATCGGTTTCCCCGGTTCTTCGAGAAAGAGATTCCCCTGGGCCG of the Pseudodesulfovibrio alkaliphilus genome contains:
- a CDS encoding class I SAM-dependent methyltransferase, with product MNREIREVPLEERFDFGSNWSKFLSKISEEQIVEATGSLLARFPEGLSGSNFLDIGCGSGLFSLAAKKLGASVVSFDFDPKSVGCARQLKQRFYPEDDSWQICQASVLDATAMDGLGKFDVVYCWGVLHHTGDMWSAMENAVARVASGGKLFLAIYNDQGGYSELWRVVKKTYVKSPKWIQFVLSALTVAFYEGRSLVIQVLRLRNPIKYLINRRQQRGMSIWTDAKDWVGGYPFEVAKPEQVFEFCKSRGFVLHWLKTSGGGIACNEFFFTKGNS
- the asnB gene encoding asparagine synthase (glutamine-hydrolyzing) — translated: MCGIIGLYSSVQSPDESTLRTMTDALAHRGPDDSGVWMDPEAGVGLGHRRLAILDLSPLGRQPMDSVCGRYVIAYNGEVYNHVALRRELPDYPFRSTSDTETILAAVSAWGLEAALKRFVGMFAMALWDRTERKLFLVRDRMGIKPLYYGRLGKGWVFGSELKALRACPGFSSRINRGALSLYFRHNFVPAPLSIYEDAWKLEPGQLAIIDDTGLKLVRWWDTASLWRKGSAEPLEIGDVEATERLEELLSDAVSLRMLSDVPLGAFLSGGIDSSTVVALMQRASDRPVRTYSIGFHEKGYNEAGHAKAVARHLGTDHTELYVTPREMLDVIPAMPRFWDEPFADSSQIPTYILSRMTREHVTVSLSGDGGDELFSGYDRYFWTTGVWNAVHRIPAPVRKALVAAGRAVPNRMFDLLGSKGQKVRWRLDAVGMEDFPSLYRYFTSMFKRNEIVLGLEREPDHFLAELPPTSDYWSWMSLYDLLCYLPDDILTKVDRASMAVSLEARVPLLDHRVVEFAARLPQALKVRGGKGKWLLRQVLYRHVPRELVERPKMGFGVPIEQWLHGELRQWCDDLLNPAEIRRQGYLDAGLVEKMWREYLAGEHNWKSSLWEVLMFQAWLAEWKP